The following are encoded together in the Kribbella sp. CA-293567 genome:
- the ftsY gene encoding signal recognition particle-docking protein FtsY, producing MSTTQLVTLLTDQALIAIIAVIAAVLVAGTAGLVVSRRRKAELPAAQKTPELVEPQVGDDAEVPRDTPKRTLEDTELPPEPAGTATGTLEKPESAQGRLVRLRARLARSQGSLGKGLLALLSRDKLDEEAWEDIETTLITADVGVAPTQELVEKLRTRVRVEGVTADQARTILREELIALVDPTLDRSLKAERKDGKPAVMLMVGVNGTGKTTTVGRLARVLIAEDKHVVLGAADTFRAAAADQLQTWGERVGARTVRGPEGGDPASIAFDTVKQGIEENADVVLIDTAGRLHTKTGLMDELGKVKRVIEKTAEVDEVLLVIDATTGQNGLTQARVFAEVINVTGLVLTKLDGTAKGGIVIAVQRELGVPVKLVGLGEGADDLAPFDAEQFVDALLD from the coding sequence GTGTCGACCACTCAGCTAGTCACCCTGCTCACCGACCAGGCCCTGATCGCGATCATCGCGGTGATCGCCGCTGTCCTGGTCGCCGGTACGGCCGGTCTGGTCGTCTCCAGGCGCCGCAAGGCGGAACTGCCCGCGGCGCAGAAGACCCCGGAGCTCGTCGAGCCGCAGGTCGGCGACGACGCCGAGGTACCGCGGGACACCCCGAAGCGGACGCTCGAGGACACCGAGCTGCCGCCGGAGCCCGCGGGCACCGCCACCGGGACGCTGGAGAAGCCTGAGTCCGCGCAGGGCAGGCTGGTCCGGCTCCGGGCACGTCTCGCCCGCTCGCAGGGCTCGCTGGGCAAGGGCCTGCTGGCGCTGCTGTCGCGCGACAAGCTGGACGAAGAGGCGTGGGAGGACATCGAGACCACGCTGATCACCGCCGACGTCGGGGTGGCGCCGACGCAGGAGCTGGTCGAGAAGCTGCGCACCCGGGTCCGGGTCGAGGGCGTCACCGCCGACCAGGCCCGCACCATCCTGCGCGAAGAGCTGATCGCGCTGGTCGACCCGACCCTCGACCGCTCGCTGAAGGCCGAGCGCAAGGACGGCAAGCCTGCCGTCATGCTGATGGTCGGCGTCAACGGCACCGGCAAGACGACCACCGTGGGCCGGCTGGCCCGGGTGCTGATCGCCGAGGACAAGCACGTCGTGCTCGGCGCGGCCGACACCTTCCGGGCCGCGGCAGCGGACCAGTTGCAGACGTGGGGCGAGCGGGTCGGCGCACGGACCGTCCGGGGACCCGAGGGTGGCGACCCGGCCAGCATCGCCTTCGACACGGTCAAGCAGGGCATCGAGGAGAACGCCGACGTCGTGCTGATCGACACCGCCGGCCGGCTGCACACCAAGACCGGTCTGATGGACGAGCTCGGCAAGGTGAAGCGGGTGATCGAGAAGACCGCCGAGGTGGACGAGGTGCTGCTGGTCATCGACGCCACCACCGGGCAGAACGGCCTGACCCAGGCGCGGGTCTTCGCCGAGGTGATCAACGTGACCGGTCTGGTGCTGACCAAGCTGGACGGGACGGCGAAGGGCGGCATCGTGATCGCCGTCCAGCGCGAGCTCGGTGTCCCGGTGAAGCTGGTCGGCCTCGGCGAGGGCGCCGACGACCTGGCCCCCTTCGACGCGGAGCAGTTCGTCGACGCGCTGCTCGACTAG
- a CDS encoding class I SAM-dependent methyltransferase, whose protein sequence is MAGDKIRGLTFGEVAEEYDRVRPGYPAELFKDLLGYSAPGRALEIGAGTGKATMAVASTGVQVVALEPDPAMALVLRQRAAGLAVNIAMGTLESYEPEEQFDLVYSAQAFHWTKQETRWPRTAALLRPGGSLALFWNHDRLADAGARAKVAEILQGHELAPADDLPTLDDAQRIWPATELAGRAEFGEQRQERYVSERELPREDYLAYLTTQSAYRILDDEERDELLDELRSVLPGTVTLDVVTLLYLARKSRPGV, encoded by the coding sequence ATGGCTGGAGACAAAATACGCGGGTTGACGTTCGGCGAGGTCGCAGAGGAGTACGACCGGGTGCGGCCGGGCTATCCGGCGGAGCTGTTCAAGGACCTGCTCGGCTACTCCGCGCCGGGCAGGGCTCTGGAGATCGGAGCCGGTACCGGCAAGGCGACGATGGCGGTCGCCTCCACCGGCGTGCAGGTCGTGGCGCTGGAGCCGGACCCCGCCATGGCCCTCGTACTGCGGCAGCGGGCGGCCGGCCTCGCGGTGAACATCGCGATGGGGACTCTGGAGTCCTACGAGCCTGAGGAGCAGTTCGACCTCGTCTACAGCGCCCAGGCCTTCCACTGGACGAAGCAAGAGACCCGCTGGCCTCGTACTGCGGCTTTGCTGCGCCCGGGCGGCTCGCTGGCTCTCTTCTGGAACCACGACCGACTGGCTGACGCCGGCGCACGGGCAAAGGTGGCGGAGATTCTGCAAGGCCACGAACTGGCTCCGGCCGACGACCTGCCGACGCTCGACGACGCGCAGCGGATCTGGCCGGCGACCGAGCTGGCCGGGCGAGCGGAGTTCGGTGAGCAGCGGCAAGAGCGGTACGTGTCGGAGCGTGAGCTGCCGCGGGAGGACTACCTCGCCTACCTGACCACCCAGTCGGCGTACCGGATCCTGGACGACGAGGAGCGCGACGAGTTGCTCGACGAGCTCCGGTCGGTGCTGCCCGGGACCGTGACCCTGGACGTCGTCACGCTGCTGTACCTGGCCAGGAAGAGCCGGCCGGGCGTCTAG
- a CDS encoding DivIVA domain-containing protein produces the protein MTPEDPFARRPSQSPNAIRHQTFTTRRKGVDPDEVREYLATLAGQIEYADADRADLRAEVERLRNTSPDAAQREQITAHAVGLLSQAQQIADNLVAEAEQYAKDLVESARHQQRDVLKQAHDSVETAVKQLPTTAQAAELEYVRTFTQVAHVQLRSVLDALAEQVERLGQLPRTPATPEQPAASGEVEWWTDIKN, from the coding sequence GTGACACCCGAAGACCCGTTTGCCCGCAGACCTTCGCAGTCGCCCAACGCGATCCGGCACCAGACCTTCACCACCCGCCGCAAGGGTGTGGACCCCGACGAGGTCCGGGAGTACCTGGCCACGCTGGCAGGTCAGATCGAGTACGCCGACGCCGACCGCGCGGACCTCCGGGCCGAGGTGGAGCGACTGCGCAACACCAGTCCGGACGCCGCGCAGCGCGAGCAGATCACGGCTCACGCGGTCGGCCTGCTCAGCCAGGCCCAGCAGATCGCCGACAACCTGGTCGCGGAGGCCGAGCAGTACGCGAAGGACCTGGTCGAGTCGGCACGCCACCAGCAGCGCGACGTACTCAAGCAGGCGCACGACTCGGTCGAGACGGCCGTGAAGCAGTTGCCGACCACTGCTCAGGCAGCGGAGCTCGAATACGTCCGCACCTTCACCCAGGTCGCGCACGTCCAGCTGCGCTCGGTCCTGGACGCCCTGGCCGAGCAGGTGGAGCGTCTGGGCCAGTTGCCCCGCACCCCCGCGACACCGGAGCAGCCCGCTGCCTCCGGGGAGGTCGAGTGGTGGACTGACATCAAGAACTAA
- a CDS encoding globin domain-containing protein, with the protein MDPAALKNSWALVAKAGDEVPLFFYSHLFLSHPEVREMFPVSMAAQRDKLVGALGAVVSNASQLDEVVPFLQQLGRDHRRFSVIAEHYSAVGASLLATLQHFLGAAWTSELAADWAEAYGLVATVMVQAAEESAEETPAWWPGEVLGVDRRTMDVTIVQIRPQQPLPYVPGQSVALEIPYRPRRWRYYSPANAPRPDGSIELHIGLVAGGQVSGPAVRSLKKGDPVRLGAPVGNTLKLPENGRRSLLMVAGGTGLAPLRAMLEQLDRRTDAADIPMVHLFHGVRMPWNLYEHKQLTRLTQRPWFHYTPVVSDDASYPGLRGLVGSVAAEQGPWNGHTALVCGSPAMVAHTVDELTGAGTPAADILIESFGTTTSAGGQQ; encoded by the coding sequence ATGGATCCGGCAGCGCTGAAGAACAGCTGGGCCCTGGTCGCCAAGGCCGGTGACGAGGTACCGCTGTTCTTCTACTCCCACCTGTTCCTTTCCCATCCCGAGGTCCGGGAGATGTTCCCGGTCTCGATGGCCGCCCAGCGCGACAAGCTCGTCGGCGCGCTGGGCGCCGTGGTCAGCAACGCGAGCCAGCTCGACGAGGTGGTGCCGTTCCTGCAGCAGCTCGGCCGGGACCACCGGCGGTTCTCGGTGATCGCCGAGCACTACTCGGCGGTCGGAGCCTCGCTGCTGGCGACCCTGCAGCACTTCCTCGGCGCGGCCTGGACCTCCGAGCTGGCTGCCGACTGGGCCGAGGCCTACGGCCTGGTGGCGACCGTCATGGTCCAGGCGGCCGAAGAGTCGGCGGAGGAGACACCGGCCTGGTGGCCGGGCGAGGTGCTCGGCGTCGACCGCCGCACGATGGACGTGACGATCGTGCAGATCCGCCCGCAGCAACCGCTGCCGTACGTGCCCGGGCAGTCCGTCGCGCTCGAGATCCCCTACCGGCCGCGGCGCTGGCGCTACTACAGTCCGGCGAACGCTCCCCGGCCGGACGGCTCGATCGAGCTGCACATCGGCCTGGTGGCGGGCGGGCAGGTCAGCGGACCCGCGGTGCGGTCGCTCAAGAAGGGTGACCCGGTCCGGCTCGGCGCCCCCGTCGGCAACACCCTGAAGCTGCCGGAGAACGGCCGCCGGAGCCTGCTGATGGTCGCCGGTGGCACCGGGCTCGCGCCACTGCGCGCGATGCTCGAACAGCTGGACCGGCGGACCGACGCGGCCGACATCCCGATGGTGCACCTGTTCCACGGCGTCCGGATGCCCTGGAACCTCTACGAACACAAGCAGCTGACCAGGCTCACCCAACGGCCCTGGTTCCACTACACCCCTGTGGTGTCCGACGACGCGTCGTACCCGGGTCTACGGGGTCTGGTCGGCTCGGTGGCCGCCGAACAGGGCCCCTGGAACGGGCACACGGCGCTGGTGTGCGGCTCTCCGGCGATGGTGGCCCACACCGTCGATGAGCTCACCGGAGCCGGTACGCCGGCCGCAGACATCCTCATCGAGTCCTTCGGGACCACGACCTCGGCAGGGGGCCAGCAGTGA
- a CDS encoding group I truncated hemoglobin: MVEHVEIPEISDYAAVGGAGAISSVVDLFYQSVLADPQLVGYFADTDLARLKRHQVQLVSQVMGGPVSYEGADLAQAHSGRGITGADFGRVVDHLVAALEAHSVPAEITQRVVAALGATQDDIVTAP, encoded by the coding sequence GTGGTTGAGCACGTAGAGATTCCGGAGATCAGCGACTACGCCGCCGTGGGTGGCGCCGGCGCGATCTCATCGGTGGTGGATTTGTTCTACCAAAGCGTTCTCGCGGACCCACAGCTGGTCGGGTACTTCGCGGACACCGACCTGGCCAGGCTGAAACGCCACCAGGTACAGCTCGTCTCGCAGGTGATGGGCGGCCCGGTCAGTTACGAGGGCGCCGACCTGGCGCAGGCGCACAGCGGCCGCGGCATCACCGGCGCGGACTTCGGCCGGGTGGTGGACCACCTGGTCGCCGCGCTGGAGGCGCACAGCGTGCCGGCCGAGATCACCCAGCGGGTGGTGGCGGCGCTCGGCGCGACGCAGGACGACATCGTCACCGCGCCCTGA
- a CDS encoding RNA polymerase sigma factor, with translation MTEAGLEDLLRELAPQVLGAMVRRTGDFTAAEDAVQEALIAAARSWPADGVPDSPRGWLVQAASRRFVDEIRQEQARRKREERAARREVPPEAVEEHDDTLRLLFLCCHPALTAASAIALTLRAVGGLTTAEIAAAYLVPEATMAQRISRAKQKLKGLPFELSQDQERLAQVLHVLYLIFNEGYTSSSGSELHRSDLSGEAIRLTRMVHESLPENAQVTGLLALMLLNDARRPARTGSLGELIPLAEQDRSLWNKEFIDEGVALAVDAFGRPPLGEYQLQAAIAALHDEAARPEETDWPQIVGLYGLLEELSGNPMVTLNRAIAHAMVSGPQAGLELLRPLDDKLDRHYRLDAVRGHLYEMLGDHETAAAHFTAAARRTTTLPEQNYLTTKAAEVSAAARRRD, from the coding sequence ATGACGGAGGCGGGGCTCGAGGACCTGCTGCGGGAACTGGCGCCACAGGTGCTCGGTGCGATGGTCCGCCGGACCGGCGATTTCACCGCCGCCGAGGACGCCGTCCAGGAGGCGCTGATCGCGGCGGCTCGGAGCTGGCCGGCCGACGGGGTGCCGGACAGTCCGCGCGGCTGGCTGGTCCAGGCGGCTTCGCGCCGGTTCGTCGACGAGATCCGGCAGGAGCAGGCGCGGCGGAAGCGCGAGGAACGGGCGGCGCGGCGCGAGGTGCCGCCCGAGGCGGTCGAGGAGCACGACGACACGCTCCGGCTGCTGTTCCTGTGCTGCCACCCGGCGTTGACCGCGGCGTCGGCGATCGCGCTGACGTTGCGAGCGGTCGGCGGGCTGACGACGGCCGAGATCGCGGCGGCGTACCTGGTGCCCGAGGCAACGATGGCGCAGCGGATCAGCCGGGCCAAACAGAAGCTCAAGGGGCTGCCGTTCGAGCTGTCGCAGGACCAGGAGCGGCTGGCGCAGGTCCTGCATGTGCTCTATCTGATCTTCAACGAGGGCTACACCAGCAGCAGCGGTTCCGAGCTGCATCGCAGCGACCTGTCCGGTGAGGCGATCCGGCTGACCCGGATGGTGCACGAGTCGCTGCCGGAGAACGCCCAGGTCACCGGCCTGCTGGCGCTGATGCTGCTGAACGACGCCCGGCGGCCGGCGCGGACCGGCTCGCTCGGCGAGCTGATCCCGCTGGCCGAGCAGGATCGGTCACTGTGGAACAAGGAGTTCATCGACGAGGGCGTCGCGCTGGCGGTCGACGCGTTTGGCCGGCCGCCGCTCGGGGAGTATCAGCTGCAGGCCGCGATCGCCGCGCTGCACGACGAGGCGGCCCGGCCGGAGGAGACGGACTGGCCGCAGATCGTCGGGCTCTACGGATTGCTGGAGGAACTGTCGGGCAACCCCATGGTGACGCTGAACCGGGCGATCGCCCACGCGATGGTGTCGGGTCCACAGGCCGGACTGGAGCTGCTACGGCCGCTGGACGACAAGCTGGACCGGCACTACCGGCTGGATGCCGTACGCGGGCATCTGTACGAGATGCTCGGTGACCACGAGACCGCCGCGGCGCACTTCACCGCGGCGGCCCGCCGGACCACGACCCTGCCGGAACAGAACTACCTGACCACCAAGGCGGCGGAGGTCAGCGCGGCGGCGCGAAGGCGCGACTGA
- a CDS encoding helix-turn-helix domain-containing protein — translation MESELDDVLEAVGPRLRALRLERGTTLTQLSETTGISVSTLSRLESGQRRPTLELLLPLARAHQVQLDELVDAPPTGDPRIHAKPFKRRGATMIPLSRRPGGLQAFKQIVPEGWGGDNVEQRVHEGYDWIYVLSGRIRLVLGDQDFFLQEGEVAEFDTRVPHWFGNPGPGPAEMLCLYGPQGERLHVRARSK, via the coding sequence ATGGAATCAGAGCTCGACGATGTCCTCGAAGCAGTCGGCCCCCGGCTGCGCGCCCTCCGCCTCGAACGCGGCACCACGCTCACCCAGCTCTCGGAGACCACCGGCATCTCGGTCAGCACACTGTCCCGCCTGGAGTCCGGTCAACGCCGCCCCACCCTGGAACTACTGCTGCCGCTCGCCCGCGCACACCAGGTCCAGCTGGACGAACTGGTCGACGCTCCACCGACGGGCGACCCACGGATCCACGCCAAGCCGTTCAAACGTCGCGGCGCGACGATGATCCCGCTCAGCCGGCGCCCGGGGGGCCTGCAGGCGTTCAAGCAGATCGTCCCCGAGGGGTGGGGCGGCGACAACGTGGAGCAGCGCGTGCACGAGGGCTACGACTGGATCTACGTGCTGTCCGGCCGAATCCGGCTGGTGCTCGGCGACCAGGACTTCTTCCTGCAGGAGGGTGAGGTGGCGGAGTTCGACACCCGAGTCCCGCACTGGTTCGGCAATCCGGGGCCGGGCCCGGCGGAGATGCTGTGCCTGTACGGCCCGCAGGGCGAGCGACTGCACGTCCGGGCGCGCTCCAAGTAG
- a CDS encoding NAD(P)/FAD-dependent oxidoreductase, which translates to MKRYDVVVIGGGAAGLSGALALVRARRSVLVVDNGTPRNAAAGHVHNYLTRDGVPPAELYSLGRAEVAGYGGEVVIDTVTRVRPGGSEYGFVVELAGREAVEARRLLVTTGVVDQLPAVEGVAERFGRDVLHCPYCHGWEVQDQAIGVLATGAMAGHQTLLFRQWSADVTLFLNDVLEPTEEQWEEFAARGISVVQGKVEAVEVTDDKLSGIRLEGGRVIPRQALVVQTQLEARADFLDDLGLKATVREARGVVVGTAVDSDPTGATDVPGVWVAGNVTDPMTQVVNSAAAGLTAGAMINADLVTEETRQAVEEYRAGATTSAV; encoded by the coding sequence GTGAAGCGGTACGACGTGGTGGTGATCGGCGGGGGAGCCGCCGGATTGAGTGGTGCGCTGGCGCTGGTCCGGGCGCGCAGGTCCGTGCTGGTGGTCGACAACGGCACGCCTCGCAACGCCGCGGCAGGTCACGTGCACAACTACCTGACCCGGGATGGTGTCCCGCCGGCCGAGCTGTACTCGCTCGGGCGCGCCGAGGTCGCCGGGTACGGCGGTGAGGTGGTGATCGACACCGTGACGCGAGTGCGGCCGGGTGGTTCGGAGTACGGGTTCGTGGTGGAGCTGGCCGGGCGCGAGGCGGTGGAGGCCCGCCGGCTGTTGGTGACCACTGGGGTGGTCGACCAGTTGCCGGCAGTGGAGGGCGTTGCCGAGCGGTTCGGGCGGGACGTGCTGCACTGCCCGTACTGCCACGGCTGGGAGGTGCAGGACCAGGCCATCGGCGTACTGGCTACTGGGGCGATGGCCGGCCACCAGACGTTGCTGTTCCGACAGTGGAGCGCGGACGTGACGCTGTTCCTCAACGACGTGCTGGAGCCGACAGAGGAGCAGTGGGAGGAGTTTGCCGCCCGTGGGATCTCCGTGGTGCAGGGGAAGGTCGAGGCGGTGGAGGTCACCGACGACAAGCTCAGCGGCATCCGGCTCGAAGGCGGCCGGGTGATCCCGCGGCAGGCGCTGGTGGTCCAAACCCAACTGGAGGCCCGCGCCGACTTCCTGGACGACCTCGGTTTGAAGGCGACCGTCCGGGAGGCCAGGGGAGTCGTGGTGGGCACGGCTGTCGACTCGGACCCCACTGGCGCTACTGACGTCCCGGGTGTCTGGGTGGCCGGCAACGTGACCGACCCGATGACTCAGGTGGTCAACTCGGCCGCGGCGGGACTCACTGCCGGCGCCATGATCAATGCGGACCTGGTGACGGAGGAGACCCGGCAGGCGGTAGAGGAGTACCGCGCGGGCGCTACGACGTCTGCCGTCTAG
- a CDS encoding CGNR zinc finger domain-containing protein gives MNFDSHILAVLTAAVALVNRLTPGQSGGTPFDGPDDLTAATADALGDDGRPRPEVTTAQARQLAAVASRMRIVFEAAHRGETDRAAEEVNALLRDTHARPQLDRTGSPGWNLHFHGADDTLANGWAAGCAAGLAMALGSDLAGRLGVCSAPACDRVFVDASRNSAKRFCSPQCQSRVKAAAHRARRQTS, from the coding sequence GTGAACTTCGATAGTCACATCCTCGCCGTCCTCACCGCCGCCGTGGCCTTGGTCAACCGCCTGACTCCCGGCCAATCCGGCGGTACGCCCTTCGACGGACCGGACGATCTGACCGCGGCTACCGCCGACGCACTCGGGGATGACGGCAGGCCCAGGCCCGAGGTGACCACCGCGCAGGCCCGGCAACTGGCCGCCGTCGCGAGCAGAATGCGCATCGTCTTCGAGGCAGCCCACCGCGGCGAAACGGACCGCGCCGCCGAGGAGGTCAACGCCCTCCTGCGCGACACTCACGCCCGGCCTCAGCTCGACCGCACCGGCTCTCCTGGCTGGAACCTGCACTTCCACGGCGCTGACGACACGCTGGCAAACGGCTGGGCTGCCGGCTGCGCGGCCGGGCTGGCCATGGCCCTCGGCAGCGACCTCGCAGGCCGGCTCGGAGTTTGCTCCGCGCCGGCCTGCGACCGGGTGTTCGTCGACGCCTCCCGCAACAGTGCGAAGCGGTTCTGCTCACCGCAGTGCCAGAGCCGCGTCAAGGCCGCCGCCCATCGGGCTAGACGGCAGACGTCGTAG